A stretch of Carya illinoinensis cultivar Pawnee chromosome 14, C.illinoinensisPawnee_v1, whole genome shotgun sequence DNA encodes these proteins:
- the LOC122293716 gene encoding uncharacterized protein LOC122293716 — MTNPNKKMNLYFDNFDASVFYRKTCLSMTSIKPLSLEKMERTSFAAELKANSHRSLKREELKDLGEKLRRGWVDFEVNMWVSTTFGAGNWLSMKRSMAVNCKNLNVIFSSSSKSTGMLEDQIIENCVVVYS, encoded by the coding sequence ATGACTAATCCCAACAAGAAAATGAACTTGTACTTTGACAATTTCGATGCATCTGTGTTTTACAGGAAAACCTGTCTTTCTATGACTTCGATTAAACCTCTCTCTTTGGAGAAGATGGAACGAACAAGCTTTGCCGCCGAGCTAAAAGCAAATTCGCATCGCTCTCTGAAGAGAGAGGAGTTGAAGGACTTGGGCGAGAAGTTAAGGCGTGGGTGGGTTGACTTTGAAGTGAACATGTGGGTTTCAACAACGTTTGGAGCTGGAAATTGGCTTAGCATGAAAAGATCAATGGCTGTTAATTGCAAGAATCTCAACGTtatcttctcatcttcttcgaAATCAACTGGAATGCTCGAAGATCAAATCATAGAAAATTGCGTGGTTGTTTATTCCTGA